The following proteins are co-located in the Microbacterium sp. Clip185 genome:
- a CDS encoding class I SAM-dependent methyltransferase codes for MVSAREHIDPTPFVEANRANWDERAELHAARDGSGYGIERFVADREALSDVVRFDLPLLGDIRGKRAVHLQCHIGTDTLSLARLGAHVTGLDFSETAIAEARRLVAESGDDVDFVRSDVRDAASVLEPASFDLVYTGIGALCWLPRVDEWARVVATLLAPGGSLFIREGHPILWSVNETLEDDIHLRFSYFEPAEPLEWDDDSTYVPTTRPLTATKTYEWNHALGEIVTALLDAGLRIDALVEHDSVPWEALPGRMSHRATDGEWVLTGRFAGVMPLTYTIRATKPA; via the coding sequence ATGGTCTCCGCGCGCGAGCACATCGATCCCACCCCGTTCGTCGAGGCGAACCGCGCGAACTGGGACGAGCGCGCTGAGCTCCACGCCGCCCGCGACGGGTCCGGATACGGGATCGAGCGCTTCGTCGCCGACCGCGAGGCGCTCTCCGACGTCGTCCGGTTCGATCTGCCCCTCCTCGGCGACATCCGCGGAAAACGCGCCGTGCACCTGCAGTGCCACATCGGCACCGACACGCTCTCCCTCGCCCGCCTCGGCGCGCACGTGACGGGGCTGGACTTCTCCGAGACGGCGATCGCCGAGGCCCGGCGGCTCGTCGCCGAGTCCGGCGACGACGTCGACTTCGTCCGCTCCGACGTGAGGGATGCCGCATCGGTGCTCGAGCCCGCATCCTTCGATCTCGTCTACACCGGCATCGGCGCGCTGTGCTGGCTGCCGCGGGTCGATGAGTGGGCGCGCGTCGTCGCAACGCTGCTCGCACCCGGCGGCTCGCTGTTCATCCGCGAGGGGCACCCGATCCTGTGGTCGGTCAACGAGACGCTCGAAGACGACATCCACCTCCGCTTCTCCTACTTCGAGCCGGCCGAGCCGCTCGAATGGGACGACGACTCGACCTACGTGCCCACGACGCGTCCGTTGACGGCGACCAAGACGTATGAGTGGAACCATGCACTCGGCGAGATCGTGACCGCGCTGCTGGATGCGGGCCTGCGCATCGACGCGCTCGTCGAGCACGACAGCGTGCCGTGGGAGGCGCTTCCCGGCCGCATGTCCCATCGGGCGACCGACGGCGAATGGGTGCTGACCGGCCGTTTCGCCGGGGTCATGCCGCTGACCTACACGATCCGGGCCACCAAGCCCGCCTGA
- a CDS encoding potassium transporter Trk has product MAPEPQDPQTPRMVTDEHVETLRVRRAPKYGVFLVLGAAVGVLVAMILTFAFHGTDEPSAAGVQYTQMQVFGFLALVCAVVGLTIGGVIALLFDRAMVRRARDVSVEVAHVRRDDD; this is encoded by the coding sequence ATGGCCCCCGAGCCGCAGGACCCCCAGACCCCCCGAATGGTGACCGACGAGCACGTCGAGACCCTGCGGGTTCGTCGCGCACCCAAGTACGGGGTCTTCCTCGTTCTGGGTGCGGCGGTGGGTGTGCTCGTCGCGATGATCCTGACCTTCGCGTTCCACGGCACCGACGAGCCGAGCGCCGCGGGCGTGCAGTACACGCAGATGCAGGTGTTCGGATTCCTCGCCCTCGTCTGCGCCGTCGTCGGCCTCACGATCGGCGGGGTCATCGCCCTCCTCTTCGACCGGGCCATGGTGCGACGCGCACGGGATGTCTCGGTGGAAGTCGCCCACGTGCGACGCGACGACGACTGA
- a CDS encoding GNAT family N-acetyltransferase, which yields MTAVELREGFVLRPLAMGDASALADAYRRNREHLAPWEPLRPERFFTQDGQEEDIAARAASAEAGAGCSLGVFHGERIVGRFNLAGIVRGPFQSGGLGYWVDRDVTGRGIATSAVRAIVTAAREELGLHRLEASTLTHNHASQSVLRKAGFEQIGFAPRYLQIAGRWQDHNLYQVILHT from the coding sequence ATGACTGCTGTCGAGCTGAGGGAGGGCTTCGTCCTGCGGCCGCTGGCGATGGGAGACGCGAGCGCGCTGGCGGATGCCTATCGACGCAACCGGGAACATCTCGCGCCCTGGGAGCCCCTGCGGCCGGAACGCTTCTTCACGCAGGACGGTCAGGAGGAGGACATCGCGGCCCGGGCCGCGTCAGCCGAGGCGGGCGCGGGCTGCTCGCTCGGCGTGTTCCACGGCGAGCGGATCGTCGGACGGTTCAACCTCGCCGGCATCGTCCGCGGCCCGTTCCAGAGCGGGGGGCTCGGCTACTGGGTCGATCGCGACGTCACGGGGCGAGGGATCGCGACGTCAGCGGTGAGAGCCATCGTGACGGCGGCACGTGAAGAGCTCGGACTGCACCGCCTGGAGGCCAGCACCCTGACGCACAACCACGCCTCTCAGAGCGTGCTGCGCAAGGCCGGCTTCGAGCAGATCGGCTTCGCTCCCCGGTATCTCCAGATCGCCGGCCGATGGCAGGACCACAACCTGTACCAGGTCATCCTCCACACGTGA
- a CDS encoding zinc-binding alcohol dehydrogenase: MPSAERPQWVVREDAGPSVLAALYLRQMLGIRSPEELPGLRGVRTDAPEADAVLERQWRALWAMTVEPLAHPSEVPLELIAGMDTLLALPADGADELRAAIVPHAGAALAFARSASAVHTDRVRGSSYRAYASAIAVHEREVGRRAHSFELNVQVLPLAQRGLWWIGSLTIAVTDGLRADVAAFDAAIHPIIAELA, translated from the coding sequence ATGCCGAGCGCCGAGAGGCCGCAGTGGGTGGTCCGCGAAGACGCGGGGCCGAGCGTGCTCGCGGCGCTCTATCTGCGGCAGATGCTCGGCATCCGCAGCCCCGAGGAGCTGCCAGGGCTCCGCGGTGTCCGGACCGACGCACCCGAGGCGGATGCCGTGCTGGAGCGGCAGTGGCGTGCGCTGTGGGCGATGACCGTAGAGCCGTTGGCGCATCCCTCAGAGGTGCCGCTGGAGCTCATCGCGGGCATGGACACCCTGCTCGCGCTGCCCGCCGACGGCGCCGATGAGTTGCGCGCGGCGATCGTCCCGCACGCTGGTGCGGCTCTCGCCTTCGCCCGCTCCGCGAGCGCCGTCCACACCGATCGCGTGCGCGGCTCGTCGTACCGCGCCTACGCGAGCGCGATCGCCGTGCACGAGCGCGAGGTGGGCCGGCGCGCGCACTCGTTCGAGCTGAACGTCCAGGTGCTGCCGCTCGCCCAGCGAGGTCTCTGGTGGATCGGATCCCTCACGATCGCGGTGACCGACGGTCTGCGCGCAGACGTGGCTGCCTTCGACGCGGCGATCCACCCGATCATCGCGGAACTGGCCTGA
- a CDS encoding HtaA domain-containing protein, giving the protein MHRSPRASLRRLLASAVATALVASAAVIGAAVPAQAASYTLSATAAVDPGTSVSVAVTGDGYGNVPLLPGQAQRSLYIALIPADTDLSSIQLGGSIPAAAVYPDAAGAISGSLEQPAATLDRTRSYDVIAWPSRSNPSASNLYARTGVAIDWAQLFPAAATTTTLSASPASAVAGAEVVFTATVEPSAGGSVEFFDGAASLGSVPVSSGSAVLRNSALSVATHTLKAVFTPTDAAAYAASTSAAVAVTITAPVAERTPTLTLSKSTGLDPAGEEITVSGTGYNPDQPIYLTTCVDVPLGEVSFTFIAANRCTTGAKQITSNPTTPTMVKFEADGSFTTTFTVQPKSGGTALYTLANHTAMNDRSQDAKAVVSFAAVQPEPQPEPEPEPEPQPEPQPEPEPQPVVEPAVSVAPSAPLDASVENVLTIAGTGFTGAGAANGVYVLFGESSVWSGGAPLPAEGWIAQAWVPSAAVVDGAFSTTLTVPAGALDASKSYQVATSAAHALSVTDRSLDTLTPVAVAVPLAPFVGFPVGASAQQGSLLTITGGGFQPGDEVTAVAHSEPVTIGTVPASGSGTVTFSWNVPADFPVGAHTVELSVNGAVVASAPFSVTAAAVVPAVEQVAAPTCVARAVSGASIDWGVKESLRSYVTGSVANGSIEGGWGSGSGAFSTETDRGRVSFGGSVHYTGHSGALDMTLSNPRIQINSASSASLILNVQSKGFNGSPDTNASGIVFATLSLPQAQESANRVTFSGAAATLTSAGAQAFAGFYEAGTALDAVTFSLPLGAEVPCDSATDSALASTGSAAPTGALWLGAGVIAFGGLLLVVAVRRRQRA; this is encoded by the coding sequence GTGCACAGATCACCTCGAGCGTCGCTGCGGCGCCTGCTCGCGAGCGCGGTGGCGACCGCCCTCGTCGCCTCCGCCGCCGTCATCGGCGCCGCCGTTCCCGCCCAGGCCGCCAGCTACACCCTCTCGGCGACCGCTGCCGTCGACCCCGGCACGTCTGTCAGCGTCGCCGTCACGGGAGACGGCTACGGCAACGTCCCGCTCCTGCCGGGCCAGGCGCAGCGTTCGCTCTACATCGCTCTCATTCCCGCTGACACGGATCTGTCGAGCATCCAGCTCGGCGGCAGCATCCCCGCCGCGGCGGTCTACCCGGACGCCGCCGGCGCCATCTCCGGCTCGCTCGAGCAGCCGGCGGCCACGCTGGATCGCACCAGGTCCTACGACGTGATCGCCTGGCCGTCGCGCTCCAACCCCAGCGCGAGCAACCTCTATGCGCGCACCGGCGTCGCGATCGACTGGGCACAGCTGTTCCCCGCCGCCGCGACGACGACGACCCTCTCGGCGTCGCCGGCGTCGGCTGTCGCGGGCGCCGAGGTGGTGTTCACGGCAACGGTCGAGCCCTCCGCCGGGGGCTCGGTCGAGTTCTTCGACGGCGCCGCATCCCTCGGCAGTGTGCCGGTGTCGTCGGGCAGCGCGGTGCTGCGCAACTCCGCGCTGAGTGTCGCCACCCACACGCTGAAGGCCGTCTTCACCCCGACGGATGCAGCGGCGTACGCGGCATCCACCTCCGCGGCCGTCGCGGTGACGATCACCGCGCCCGTCGCTGAGCGGACCCCGACCCTCACGCTGTCGAAGTCGACCGGCCTCGATCCCGCGGGCGAGGAGATCACCGTCAGCGGAACCGGCTACAACCCGGACCAGCCGATCTACCTCACGACGTGCGTCGACGTGCCGCTCGGCGAAGTGTCGTTCACGTTCATCGCGGCGAACCGGTGCACGACCGGCGCCAAGCAGATCACCTCGAACCCCACCACGCCCACGATGGTGAAGTTCGAGGCGGACGGCTCGTTCACGACGACGTTCACGGTGCAGCCGAAGAGCGGCGGGACCGCCCTGTACACGCTCGCCAACCACACCGCGATGAACGACCGCTCCCAGGACGCGAAGGCGGTCGTCTCGTTCGCCGCCGTGCAGCCCGAGCCCCAGCCGGAGCCGGAGCCCGAGCCCGAGCCGCAGCCCGAGCCGCAGCCCGAGCCCGAGCCGCAGCCCGTGGTCGAGCCGGCTGTGAGCGTGGCGCCGAGCGCACCGCTCGACGCGTCGGTCGAGAACGTGCTGACGATCGCGGGGACCGGCTTCACCGGTGCCGGAGCCGCGAACGGCGTCTACGTCCTGTTCGGTGAGAGCTCCGTCTGGAGCGGCGGCGCGCCGCTGCCGGCGGAGGGCTGGATCGCTCAGGCGTGGGTCCCCTCGGCCGCTGTCGTCGACGGCGCGTTCTCGACGACGCTGACCGTGCCCGCCGGCGCCCTCGATGCGTCGAAGAGCTATCAGGTCGCGACCTCCGCCGCACACGCTCTCTCCGTCACCGATCGCTCGCTCGACACGCTCACCCCTGTCGCGGTCGCCGTGCCCCTGGCACCCTTCGTCGGCTTCCCCGTCGGCGCGAGCGCGCAGCAGGGATCGCTTCTCACGATCACCGGTGGCGGCTTCCAGCCCGGTGACGAGGTCACGGCCGTCGCCCACTCGGAGCCGGTCACGATCGGCACCGTGCCGGCGAGCGGCAGCGGCACCGTCACCTTCAGCTGGAACGTCCCCGCCGACTTCCCGGTGGGTGCCCACACGGTCGAGCTCAGCGTGAACGGTGCGGTCGTCGCATCCGCTCCCTTCTCGGTCACCGCCGCGGCCGTCGTCCCCGCTGTGGAGCAGGTCGCCGCACCGACCTGCGTCGCCCGCGCCGTGTCGGGCGCGAGCATCGACTGGGGGGTCAAGGAGTCGCTCCGCTCCTACGTCACCGGCTCCGTCGCGAACGGCTCGATCGAGGGCGGCTGGGGATCGGGGTCGGGTGCCTTCAGCACCGAGACCGACCGCGGGCGCGTGAGCTTCGGCGGGTCCGTCCACTACACCGGCCACAGCGGCGCGCTCGACATGACACTGTCCAACCCCCGCATCCAGATCAACAGCGCGAGTTCCGCCTCGCTCATCCTGAACGTGCAGTCGAAGGGCTTCAACGGTTCGCCCGACACGAACGCGTCGGGCATCGTGTTCGCGACGCTGTCGCTGCCTCAGGCCCAGGAGTCGGCGAACCGTGTGACGTTCTCCGGAGCGGCGGCGACCCTCACCTCGGCGGGCGCACAGGCGTTCGCGGGCTTCTACGAGGCCGGCACGGCGCTGGATGCCGTGACGTTCTCGCTGCCGCTGGGTGCCGAGGTGCCGTGCGACAGCGCAACCGACAGCGCGCTCGCGTCCACCGGTAGCGCAGCACCCACGGGCGCGCTCTGGCTCGGTGCCGGCGTGATCGCGTTCGGCGGCCTGCTGCTGGTGGTGGCCGTGCGCCGCCGTCAGCGCGCCTGA
- a CDS encoding PadR family transcriptional regulator, protein MAPVFSHGDLRLYLLSLLDEAPRHGYDLMQALADRTGGTYTPSAGTIYPRLAKLEEEGLVTKTIDGRKTIYALTDAGRAEVAARAGELEGIQSDLADSVRLIAQEVRGSVREAMRSLRADLAAASKADRDAPTPPREDDERSATREQLRRAEAAVTEFRTQVRADMRTHVARGGQLSASAVDAFVEAMDAAARELTRRIRG, encoded by the coding sequence ATGGCGCCGGTCTTCTCGCACGGCGACCTGCGCCTGTACCTACTCAGCCTCCTCGACGAGGCCCCTCGTCACGGCTACGACCTCATGCAGGCGCTGGCCGACCGCACGGGCGGCACCTACACGCCGAGCGCCGGAACGATCTACCCGCGCCTCGCGAAGCTGGAGGAGGAGGGGCTGGTCACCAAGACCATTGACGGGCGCAAGACGATCTATGCGCTCACGGATGCGGGGCGCGCCGAGGTCGCAGCGCGTGCGGGTGAGCTCGAGGGCATTCAGTCCGACCTCGCCGACTCCGTGCGCCTGATCGCCCAGGAGGTGCGCGGCAGCGTGCGCGAGGCGATGCGGAGCCTGCGCGCAGATCTCGCCGCGGCATCCAAGGCCGACCGGGATGCGCCGACGCCGCCGCGCGAGGACGACGAGCGAAGTGCCACGCGCGAGCAGTTGCGACGTGCCGAGGCAGCCGTCACCGAGTTCCGCACGCAGGTGCGCGCCGACATGCGCACGCACGTGGCACGGGGCGGTCAGCTCTCCGCATCCGCCGTCGACGCCTTCGTCGAGGCGATGGATGCGGCAGCGCGCGAGCTCACCCGCAGGATCCGCGGCTAG
- a CDS encoding DUF2207 domain-containing protein, with translation MNIALLIIIVVAIVLAIVGGLNTALNWLLWVALIVGVIALIAFLLRVIRGGSKV, from the coding sequence ATGAACATCGCACTGCTCATCATCATCGTCGTCGCCATCGTGCTGGCGATCGTCGGAGGCCTCAACACAGCACTGAACTGGCTGCTGTGGGTGGCACTCATCGTCGGCGTCATCGCGCTGATCGCATTCCTGCTCCGAGTCATCCGAGGCGGCAGCAAGGTCTGA
- a CDS encoding universal stress protein, which produces MGEEAVGPVVLGATADLPDRVWMEAARYARLFGRDLIVAYVDVTRFVTYADPDGVEHSAPIDMNLAAGQAQADAVRARAEKLLAPDSWSLRSLVGDPAMALKDLADQVDAVMIVVGTRRRGFGETLREFFTGSVAARLAHRQHRPVLVVPLEEPLADADDPWVE; this is translated from the coding sequence ATGGGCGAAGAGGCTGTGGGACCGGTCGTTCTGGGAGCGACGGCGGATCTTCCCGATCGGGTCTGGATGGAAGCCGCCCGCTACGCGCGGCTCTTCGGCCGCGATCTCATCGTGGCCTACGTCGACGTGACCCGTTTCGTCACCTATGCCGATCCCGACGGGGTGGAGCACAGCGCGCCGATCGACATGAACCTCGCTGCCGGCCAGGCGCAGGCGGATGCGGTGCGTGCTCGAGCCGAGAAGCTTCTCGCGCCGGACTCGTGGTCGCTGCGCTCGCTCGTGGGCGATCCCGCGATGGCGCTGAAGGATCTCGCCGATCAGGTGGATGCGGTGATGATCGTGGTCGGCACGCGCCGGCGCGGGTTCGGCGAGACCCTGCGGGAGTTCTTCACCGGTTCGGTCGCCGCGCGCCTGGCGCATCGTCAGCACCGGCCGGTGCTCGTCGTTCCTCTCGAGGAGCCCCTGGCCGATGCCGACGATCCCTGGGTCGAGTAA
- a CDS encoding heme ABC transporter ATP-binding protein produces MTAAAIRLRSVDLRVGGADILRDVTMDVAFGRVLALVGPNGAGKSSLLGVMAGDVRPSSGEVLVDGRPVGDVRPPELARMRSVLLQENRVAFAFTAHEVVAMGRAPWRGPDGASDDDAIAEAMAAADVAHLAERTYVSLSGGEKARVSLARVLAQETPVVLLDEPTAALDLRHQEDVLRAARRLAGIGRAVVIVLHDLSLAAAYADDVAMIAGGTLAAVGAPAAVLTADRIESVYATGVRIIDDPDTGRPIVLPRRSA; encoded by the coding sequence ATGACCGCCGCGGCCATTCGTCTGCGCTCGGTCGACCTGCGCGTGGGCGGCGCCGACATCCTCCGCGACGTCACGATGGACGTCGCGTTCGGGCGCGTCCTCGCACTCGTGGGCCCGAACGGCGCGGGCAAGTCGAGCCTGCTCGGTGTCATGGCGGGCGATGTGCGGCCCTCCTCCGGCGAGGTGCTGGTGGACGGGCGACCCGTCGGCGACGTCCGGCCGCCGGAGCTGGCGCGGATGCGGTCGGTGCTGCTGCAGGAGAACCGGGTGGCGTTCGCCTTCACCGCGCACGAGGTGGTGGCGATGGGCCGTGCGCCGTGGCGCGGCCCGGACGGCGCAAGCGACGACGACGCCATCGCCGAAGCCATGGCCGCTGCGGATGTCGCGCATCTGGCCGAGCGGACCTATGTCTCGCTGTCAGGGGGCGAGAAGGCGCGCGTCTCGCTGGCGCGGGTACTCGCGCAGGAGACCCCCGTCGTCCTCCTCGATGAACCGACCGCGGCGCTGGATCTCCGGCATCAGGAGGATGTCCTGCGGGCCGCCCGCCGCCTGGCGGGCATCGGTCGTGCCGTCGTCATCGTGCTGCACGATCTCTCCCTCGCCGCCGCGTACGCGGACGATGTGGCGATGATCGCCGGCGGAACGCTCGCCGCGGTCGGAGCGCCGGCCGCCGTGCTCACAGCCGATCGCATCGAGTCCGTCTACGCGACCGGTGTGCGGATCATCGATGACCCCGACACCGGCCGGCCGATCGTCCTGCCCCGTCGGTCCGCGTAA
- a CDS encoding DUF4097 family beta strand repeat-containing protein, translating to MAPEKWLIHPGETRVIDLDDITHLKVGLVGGEIDIVAHDEPGVRIEVHAVTTKDLRISAEDGRIEIDHPQLRWDNFLEVFRNFGSGGPKAEISVAVPADIALTLGVVNASALVSGLAADARVNTVSGDVIVDGLSGDLTVNAVSGDVQSRGLDGALNANSVSGDVTATGRITKATVDTVSGSMMIDAIGPVHQIGLNTVAGSTTIRLDAGLPANYVVRSVSGRVQIDGVPHSGRGSGPTTNYSGSVGELSGSFVDVRANSVSGDITVLRRAVGEGEQ from the coding sequence ATGGCACCGGAAAAGTGGCTCATCCACCCCGGCGAGACGCGCGTGATCGACCTGGACGACATCACGCACCTGAAGGTGGGGCTGGTCGGTGGTGAGATCGACATCGTCGCCCACGACGAACCCGGCGTGCGCATCGAGGTACACGCTGTGACGACGAAGGATCTGCGCATCTCCGCCGAAGACGGCCGGATCGAGATCGACCACCCGCAGTTGCGGTGGGACAACTTCCTCGAAGTGTTCCGCAACTTCGGCTCCGGCGGCCCGAAGGCCGAGATCAGCGTCGCGGTCCCCGCCGACATCGCACTGACCCTCGGCGTCGTCAACGCCAGCGCGCTCGTTTCCGGCCTCGCCGCGGATGCGCGCGTCAACACCGTCTCCGGCGACGTGATCGTCGACGGCCTGAGCGGCGACCTCACCGTCAACGCCGTATCGGGCGACGTCCAGAGCCGCGGACTCGACGGCGCGCTGAACGCCAACAGCGTCTCGGGCGACGTAACGGCGACGGGACGCATCACGAAGGCGACGGTCGACACGGTCTCCGGCAGCATGATGATCGACGCGATCGGCCCGGTGCACCAGATCGGCCTGAACACCGTCGCCGGCAGCACCACCATCCGCCTGGATGCGGGGCTGCCCGCCAACTACGTCGTGCGCAGCGTCAGCGGCCGCGTGCAGATCGACGGGGTGCCGCACTCCGGTCGCGGCAGCGGTCCGACGACGAACTACTCCGGCTCGGTCGGCGAGCTCAGCGGCAGCTTCGTGGACGTGCGGGCGAACTCGGTCTCGGGCGACATCACGGTGCTCCGCCGCGCCGTCGGGGAGGGCGAGCAGTGA
- a CDS encoding DUF3073 domain-containing protein, with protein MGRGRQKAKHTKIARELKSFSPSVNYAALERELGHPSDENEYVDKWADQYEDEDEDEDSLEGAR; from the coding sequence ATGGGGCGTGGCCGTCAGAAGGCGAAGCACACGAAGATCGCCCGTGAGCTGAAGTCATTCAGCCCGTCGGTGAACTACGCGGCGCTCGAGCGCGAACTCGGTCACCCGAGTGACGAGAACGAGTACGTCGACAAGTGGGCCGACCAGTACGAGGACGAAGACGAAGACGAGGACTCGCTCGAGGGCGCCCGGTAA
- the purM gene encoding phosphoribosylformylglycinamidine cyclo-ligase, which yields MAPDPYAAAGVDTAAGDLAVELMKSAVRRTQGPEVLGGVGGFAGLFDASALLGYRRPLLASSTDGVGTKVAIAQAIDKHDTIGQDLVGMVVDDIVVVGAKPLFMTDYIACGKVVPERIAAIVRGIAEGCEATGTALVGGETAEHPGLLGVADYDVAGAATGVVEADRVLGADRVRPGDAVIALASSGLHANGYSLVRHIVARAGVQYGDHAADFGRTWGETLLEPTRLYTTPILALIDELGGDVHSLSHVTGGGIGANLARVLAPGSWVEVDRSTWSPAPVFRVLADLGDLELTATEGTWNLGIGFFAVISAERVDAAASVLARYGIDAWQVGVVGEGARSDGEWIEGAKGVDGGAVRLVGAYGDGTRDGAK from the coding sequence GTGGCTCCCGATCCCTATGCCGCCGCGGGTGTAGACACCGCCGCGGGTGATCTGGCCGTCGAACTCATGAAGTCGGCCGTGCGTCGCACCCAGGGCCCCGAGGTCCTGGGCGGCGTCGGCGGATTCGCAGGGCTGTTCGACGCCTCCGCTCTTCTCGGCTACCGCCGGCCGCTGTTGGCCTCCAGCACCGACGGCGTGGGCACCAAGGTCGCCATCGCGCAGGCGATCGACAAGCACGACACGATCGGGCAGGACCTGGTCGGCATGGTCGTCGACGACATCGTCGTGGTCGGCGCCAAGCCGCTGTTCATGACCGACTACATCGCGTGCGGCAAGGTCGTCCCCGAGCGCATCGCCGCCATCGTGCGCGGTATCGCCGAGGGCTGTGAAGCCACCGGAACCGCGCTCGTGGGCGGAGAGACGGCCGAGCATCCGGGGCTCCTCGGAGTCGCCGACTACGACGTCGCCGGTGCCGCCACCGGCGTTGTCGAGGCCGACCGGGTGCTGGGCGCCGACCGCGTCCGCCCGGGCGACGCCGTGATCGCCCTGGCCTCGAGCGGTCTCCACGCCAACGGCTACTCGCTCGTGCGTCACATCGTCGCGCGTGCCGGCGTGCAGTACGGCGACCACGCCGCCGACTTCGGCCGCACCTGGGGCGAGACGCTCCTGGAGCCCACCCGTCTCTACACGACGCCGATCCTCGCGCTCATCGACGAGCTGGGTGGCGACGTGCACAGCCTCAGTCACGTGACCGGCGGCGGCATCGGCGCGAACCTCGCTCGCGTGCTCGCCCCCGGGAGCTGGGTCGAGGTGGACCGCTCCACGTGGTCGCCGGCTCCGGTGTTCCGGGTTCTCGCCGACCTGGGCGATCTGGAGCTCACCGCCACCGAGGGCACGTGGAACCTGGGTATCGGCTTCTTCGCGGTGATCTCCGCCGAGCGCGTGGATGCGGCCGCATCCGTCCTCGCCCGGTACGGCATCGACGCCTGGCAGGTCGGCGTCGTGGGCGAGGGAGCCCGGTCCGACGGGGAATGGATCGAGGGTGCCAAGGGCGTCGACGGCGGTGCCGTGCGCCTGGTGGGCGCCTACGGCGACGGCACGCGAGACGGAGCGAAGTAA
- the purF gene encoding amidophosphoribosyltransferase codes for MCGIVGMVGQGPINQDIYDSLLLLQHRGQDSTGIATAEGSGVFHIAKAKGQVREAFRTRDMRALLGEIGLGHVRYATKGTASNEEEAQPFYVNAPYGIVLVHNGNLTNTRELTEELFRKDRRHLNTSSDTELLVNVLAGELQSEIPGLELDAEQVFRAVARVHERVEGSYAAIALIAGHGLLAFRDPFGIRPLILGRRSNPDGHDEWVVASESLVLDNAGFEVVRDVAPGEAVFVALDGTLHARQCASETTLAPCSFEYVYLARPDSVMNGISVYETRLRMGDRLADTIAKYTPQGKIDVVMPIPDSSRPAAMQVARKLGIEYREGFYKNRYVGRTFIMPGQAVRKKSVRQKLNAMPSEFKGKNVLLVDDSIVRGTTSKEIIQMARDAGALSVTFASAAPPVRFPHVYGINMPSRHELVAHGRTIPEIAEELGADYMVYQEIDDLKAAILEGSDITDLDMSCFDGRYVTGTVSEEYLAWVEGTQTS; via the coding sequence ATGTGCGGCATCGTCGGAATGGTCGGGCAGGGCCCGATCAATCAGGACATCTACGACTCGCTCCTGCTGCTGCAGCACCGCGGACAGGACTCCACCGGTATCGCGACCGCGGAGGGCTCGGGGGTCTTCCATATCGCCAAGGCCAAGGGTCAGGTGCGCGAGGCGTTTCGCACCCGCGACATGCGCGCCCTTCTCGGTGAGATCGGGCTCGGTCACGTGCGCTACGCGACGAAGGGCACGGCGTCCAACGAAGAAGAGGCCCAGCCCTTCTACGTCAACGCGCCCTACGGCATCGTCCTGGTGCACAACGGCAACCTGACCAACACGCGGGAGCTCACCGAGGAGCTGTTCCGCAAGGACCGCCGTCACCTCAACACGAGCTCCGACACCGAGCTTCTCGTGAACGTGCTCGCGGGCGAGCTGCAGTCCGAGATCCCGGGTCTCGAACTGGATGCCGAGCAGGTGTTCCGCGCCGTCGCGCGTGTGCACGAGCGCGTCGAGGGCTCGTACGCCGCCATCGCCCTCATTGCCGGTCACGGTCTGTTGGCCTTCCGGGATCCGTTCGGCATCCGTCCGCTGATCCTCGGTCGCCGCTCCAACCCGGACGGTCACGACGAGTGGGTGGTGGCGTCCGAGTCGCTGGTGCTCGACAACGCCGGCTTCGAGGTCGTCCGCGACGTCGCTCCCGGCGAGGCCGTGTTCGTCGCGCTCGACGGGACCCTCCATGCGCGCCAGTGCGCGAGCGAGACGACGCTCGCGCCGTGCTCGTTCGAGTACGTCTATCTCGCGCGTCCCGACTCGGTCATGAACGGGATCTCGGTGTACGAGACGCGCCTGCGCATGGGCGACCGCCTCGCCGACACGATCGCGAAGTACACCCCCCAGGGCAAGATCGACGTGGTCATGCCGATCCCGGACTCCTCCCGTCCCGCGGCGATGCAGGTCGCCCGCAAGCTCGGTATCGAGTACCGCGAGGGCTTCTACAAGAACCGCTACGTGGGCCGGACGTTCATCATGCCCGGCCAGGCCGTGCGCAAGAAGAGCGTCCGCCAGAAGCTCAACGCCATGCCGAGCGAGTTCAAGGGCAAGAACGTGCTGCTGGTCGACGACTCGATCGTGCGCGGCACGACGAGCAAGGAGATCATCCAGATGGCGCGGGATGCGGGCGCGCTGTCGGTCACGTTCGCCTCCGCGGCCCCGCCGGTGCGGTTCCCGCACGTGTACGGCATCAACATGCCCTCTCGGCACGAGCTGGTCGCCCACGGCCGGACGATTCCCGAGATCGCCGAGGAGCTCGGCGCGGACTACATGGTCTACCAGGAGATCGACGACCTGAAGGCGGCGATCCTCGAGGGCTCCGACATCACCGACCTCGACATGAGCTGCTTCGACGGGCGCTATGTGACCGGGACCGTCAGCGAGGAGTACCTCGCCTGGGTCGAGGGCACGCAGACGTCCTGA